The Silene latifolia isolate original U9 population chromosome 4, ASM4854445v1, whole genome shotgun sequence region tggttgtagaaaactgggtttgaaaatcgtcattacgacggcctagaaaggcgtgttggtttgaaatggttgtagaaaaccaggtttgaaaatcgttattacgacggcctagaaaggcgtgttggtttgaaatgcaacggtcgacggaagaccgaggtttgaaatggccattataacggcgaaaaagggtgtttttgaaatgacacgaggacttatgatcacataacacataagcactcgcagtttcattatattatgcataatgctgacacgggttttggtttaaaagggtgggttacacaccaagcaatcaaacctcgattttcgagagggataccaatccaaacaaaatgtataAGGAGGGTATCCTAGCCTCGTtatcgaaggtgatgaaagctctttgacgaaaccgaaatgtgtaacgtcaacggcatgcttgactcaatcgcgATTTGAAatacggggatgagaaaactcacgccgacgagacgagccaattggtcgaaaagggttaggttgtgggcccggacaaggaacccaacCATGACCATAATATCAATTGGTGCATTtaaaccaagacctcgttcgagtctcaccatctagagatcacaaagacacaagtgtcctagttatcccaaGCGGAATCGCCAATCTCTGGACATGGCTCACCTGCGACGCCGGGCCGATCTGCGGGACGCGGCAGCGGTCTTTTTAAAAGcgacgctcggtggcgtaaaaatgctttcgaccggatcgttttagatcagtcagtttcgtctcggcaagggtctcgaaacgatgcaagagatgttcggagtcgccaccaagcatttgtcggatgcttggaacccgttcgaatacactttatacctaggtcaaccaaggcaaaaagcggtgtttgacataggtactaaagataaggaatcgtccctctttagcatcctatctctagaatgactctcgtacgcccttgataaggtcgtccactatccaaagtttcggagtaagaggtgaaggtacgtattgggaagcccttcaatcggacacccaatcccgcccgtggtagcggcctctactgatcgatcttggttggttaaatgcaaaagttgataaaacgggtaaatgcatgaatgcgcatccacgagtttgaacctaacatgtgagctttctatgttagttgtttaatccaagtatcaagtatttgatgtcgagttggatttaatgttgatttgcatgcaagacggaaattaaacatccatttaccgagttaggtttatggtgtatAACGTGATAtgtttgtcttagtaaggcgttttgcaaatatgatgtaaaatgggcagatttttcatctgatccgtcctgtattcgggttaaccgaagtcgggatcgtcatAGACAATtgctggaaggaaacagaccctgcatcaggcagcctatataggtgcgagccatcaggcgatgcaagcaGGTCTGCCCTGGTTTGAGAATGGAAAaaggagtggcctgtttaggcgcgggtcaacagacgattgaaggacgtcttctgaccattgaaaagtTCGTAAAGTGtattgaaaagagggtgtttgaacccgtcttgatttgaaaaggtcgttttagaccgcttttgtattgatgtgaagaacgagacttgaataatcatcattgttttgacaatattcgacgtCGGGtacggttttgcaagcttgacatgaatagttttgaaaatgattatgaactaattgttttaagttcatttgattataattagtcaatatttatcatcgtactcgggttgaaATCCGaaatggtatgtagaaccaaggatgattttgtatttatgactaatacatttgttttgaaaatgtaatgaaatgaaataaaaggctttaaaataccctttaaaatgtaattaaccaaatattatcaccgaaacacggattaaaccgtcatggtattaggaaccaagggtgaaaattgtttcatggttaaaagtttgttataaaaaaaaaggatttgaaatatttgaaatggtaaaaaccgattacaaataggaaatgaaaacgaaaggggaagaagagaccaaacacgttTGGATTTAGgctgagaggggctttaggcgcgagcctggttgctatacaagcagcccctgcctcaaccaaaaatcacgttttggctcatttatcccatgtttggaccatgttatgcatgttttagcatgttatagtcatgaaacaaatgaaaaacatgatggaagaggatttttacaccctcatacttacatgctaggcttgagatgagaaatcgacgaaagtgtatcaatttgtttggtcggaaaactcggtttgaaaaccgttttagaaatgtaaaagagtgttttaagtttagtgatggtggagttggtcgagatggtcggtcaagtgatttaatgcacgatgacggtaccaaacaatgtgtaaagcttgtgttttcgatcggtaggtcggaaacacgtgtcggtttgtgacttgagaagtcgagtctagaattttaagggagagatgagggggcggacactcgcgtaactctcaaatggtggaatttgaggggtatttataggaaaatgggtgcttgtgtgcgttttgagcgacgtggccgccagggctgcttgaagaggcgcgagccatttcgcgggtcttcgaggtgtcttgtcactatcacgcaattgaaatcatgatttgttctatcctatgttttggatgaacttgatttgtacttgaccattaaggattccgggaaaccttaacatggaagtctttgaaaagtttattttttgtgtttgactcggttttactcgctgttggagtcgggatttgaatttttgagtcggtttttggtccggtgtcggtttggactctaattagtgtcattgcgaccccgtcgtcatgcattatacactccaggtacttttgaaaagtttggaaatgttttatttcgaaatcgttttaagttttacgACGtttagttgtacaaaactgtcgatcaaacgctgcgattcctaagcatgttgtagtccgaaaATCATCGGGTggttgttggagactcgacagatactggctATCTACAATACCTTTCGAATTGAAAAGAGAACAATGCATTGCTTATCAACCTTCACTTCAGAGCTCTTGTTTAACCATTTTAACCTGTATGGACTAGGGTGCTCTTGGGTGGGTAAACTCAGCTTGCTGACCATAGTGATGGAAGCTACATTGGTACAACTACCTCCATCAATGATGAGATTACACACCCTTCCTTGGACAGTGCATCTACTCCTGAAGATTAGGGATCTTTGATCAGCTTCTAGGGGAGCTGGTTGAGAGTGCATGACCCTCCATAGGTCCAAACTGTGCCCTATGTCAGGGTGGGCTAAAATCTGTCCTTCGCCTATCCCCTCTACAGTCTCTACTTCCTCTAGGACCAATGTCTCATCTTCCTCATAATCAACTAACGCTTTCCTTTCCCACTCTTCAATTTCCATAGTTGTGAGAGCCTTGTTAAAAGGACAGTCCTTCTTGAAATCGCCAAAACCTTGGCACTAAAAATATTTAATCTTGTCCCTGGATAGAGGTGGGTTAGCCTTAGGTTACATGGGTGCCTTTCCCTTGTCTCTTGTGGTTTGGGTTGCTGGTTTAGGTGTTTCAGTGATTTTAATACCAGTATAAGGTTTGAATGCTGGTTTGGTGAGAAATTTAGGTGTCACAGGTTTCACTTTTCCCAATTTCTTAATCCTCAAAGCCAGATTGACAACTTCATCAAATGACCAAACTTGCTGCATCCTTACTCTGCTAGCAATCTTAGGATCTAGACCCTCAGCAAACCTAGCAATCGTTTGCTTAGCCTTTTCAGTGACTTCACATTGCAGGGTTAGctgttcaaagctcctaagataGGCTTCTACAGATAGTTGGTCTTGCCTCAACTGAGTCAACTTAATAAAAATATACTGGGTGTAGTCTTTGGCTAtaaatttctttttttaatttagcCCAAGACTTTACAGGTTCCTTATCATCTCTAATCCTTTGGTGTTTTATGctttcataccaaagagatgcatatCCTTTGAGTTTTAAAATGGAAATCTTAAAAGTTTTCCTTTCATTATACCCTTTAAAcccaaagactctctcaacagacCGAGGCCAGCCTAGTAAACCCTCAGGATTTagactaccatggaaatcagggaTCTCTACTTTAACATCTTTGTCTCTAGTTTAGTAGTTACCCTCTTGCATAATAGATTCTTCTGAATCAGGTTGATCTCTTCTTCATTCTCATGTTGTGGTTGGCCTCTTCCTGCTCCAAGGAGCCCCCTGCCTCTACCTCTTCCTCTATTTTGGGGTGGTCTTCCTTTTTCTGTAGTGGGAATGTTTGCCTTGTTGCATTCCAGACTTCTAGAGCCACATTGACCAGGTTGGCCAACTGATCCACTTTTGTTTCAATCCCTGCTAGCCTCTCCTCactcattgggttgtttttgcGTTTTTAAATGTAGTTAGGCAATGATTTTTCTCTCACTCAAGACTAACATAAGATGGGATTGTGTTATAACGTAGGCTCTGATTACCAGAATTTGCAGTGCAATATGCCTGGACTCACACAAATTTGCAAACTCTGACACACAACTTTCAGAGAATGCAATAACCTTCAGAAATTTTGTAAAAAAAGCAAATGACCTTAacaaatcatgaaacttggtgacAATTTAGTTAAGATAGTGAACTAAAACTGTACCAAAATTCAGAATTTTACAAGCACTCTAGGTAATTTTAATAAATTGAAAACCAGACTGAAATTATTGAAATTTCAGACAATCCTATCAACAGGATTGTgtgactatttttttttttttggttgatttTTGTGAATAAAATTTGAGATATACTTATTAAATTCACCCTCAAGCAAACACAGAAGGTTCACTTAATAATTTGGGGAGTCTAAGAGTAAATTGTTCAAGTAAGCACAGAATAACTCAACCTCAGACAGACAATGCAACTTAAAAcagctcaagcaagcacagacctGTTCTAAGATacaccacagatccttaatcaccttctaagcaagcacaagaagatattaagtctgacttacaactaagactcagcaaagttaataagatttgcaattttgagagaaatctcaaggtttatcattcataaaatctGCCTTTCAAAAGCAGTCtcaaggtccttatataggccttgaaAATTAGGTTACAATTCGAGGGGGCATCCATCCAAGGGCCAGGATTGCCTTTAGGATAAGTACAACTGAAAGATAATATTTTACAAACTGAAATTAAAAAGTAAACTAATAAAACAAGAGCCTGAGGGTAAAACAGACTGTGACAAGGGCAAAAACAGTCTGCTCTTGGCTTGTTGCGTACAGGTTGATGTTGGTCTTGAAGGCTAGTTGCATTACTCCCAAAGTAAAGACTATTTTTGTGGTTTCGTGCCTTGCATTTGAATGGAAAACTGAGCAAGGAAACTTTATAAGTAGCCTcacaattgcctcaccaaaagaGGAAAGTATGCTTTTTGCTTTTGTTTGTTTCATTCAGCAACATGTGACTGGCTCCTGGGATTGTTTCTTGGACTGCATCTTGGCCCTGTCTTGGGTGTGTTCAAGTCTCAGTTCAAGGACCTCTCAGGTGGCCATGGTGGTAGTTGGTGGCTGACCTGGAATTGGTACCTATTGCTTGGAAAAGTTGGACTGATTAGGACTGTGGCCTGCTTGTGTTTTGTTGAGTTCTCCTCAAGGCTAGGTTGGTCTAAGCTCAGTCCAGAAATGTCATTGCCCTGGTCTGTGGCTCCTGCTGCATTATCGTTTATTTATACTTTATAcaaatgacatttaaatgtgaaatAAATTGGTTTCCCGTGCTATAATCTTATGAAAtgatgtattatatttcatatacgagttataatttattcattttcatttatttatcgtatctcaagTATGAATGATCTATTTTAAATAATTACTTGAGTTTGAGTCATATATTAATGAAAATGTCATAATGCTATACTTTcttgcttgacttgtctttacgccttacttgtgtcgttctgccaagtattggtTTAACTCATTCCACTTCCGCCTCTTTCATGTCATTCTGCCGAATTCGGAGTACTCGACTTCCGTTTTGTTGATCGAGTCTTGGTGGCGTGACGTTtatcgcatgtcgaatcgggaaacgttcatcccgagagtctggctaggtttagactaggaccgtattatattatcgtcgtcctaccgGGAGAATTTGAGTCTAAGTGTAGTAAACgtcttgcattatttggttgGTTGCATATGTCTCATTTCATTGGAGCTCGTGCTCGTGATTAATTACCGCATCCATGTCTCtattaattgtctcacatgattgGATATGCTTATGACACGTTCTTTTACTATTCAATTTGCTTTCTCTTGTTACATTAACATGTATGATCCTACCAAggatgtcttagtctagtggttaagacggaggtattgtggacaataggtcccaggttcgaatccCCTCTCCCCCTTATTGTAATGCGACTATGTGTGCGCGCTTCgtgagaccaaaaaaaaaaacatgtatgATCCTAcgttatattaattattattcaagttaaTTACATTTGTTGATTTGCCATGTTTAATTGAGTTCTTTTTCATGTGCATTTTGATATAATGTGGCTGCttggagaaccctgagttactcctcactgactgtggcattcatgtttcatgaatgacaggtattaatCGGTGCATTTATGGagtgaagacgtgtgagctagcgagcagtTTGACTCTCGGACTTTATTTATCATTTTGCTAGACTCACCTATTTTGGActtgttattcgtgggatatcttttgcCCCATTTTGCTAGAGTTcgtttgtaataacctaagtttacTTATCATCGCACTTGGTTTCGTTATGTTAGTGAACCTTCGCGTTTAAACTTACAAAGTTTTTGAAAACCCACAGCTTTCCGGTACTTCTACTGTTTTATTTTCCGCATTATCGCGGGAGTTTACAAAATCCCCGTCACCGATTTACATAATAAGCGTATCCATTTTATCATTATTCGGGATTTGAACCTATTTTATTACCAGTAATACatattttaattgtaatttttttttatattgagGGACCGTCTCGCATAAGATTTACATCTAAAAAATTGGGGCAGAAATTACCTGATAGATTTAAAAGGAGACTGATGGTGCTCTAGGACTAACCGAACAACGAATTTACCCACAAAAAACGTGCAAACAATGTACAAATAGTGCATCAGATTCAGGCTTTCGTCAGCCAAGTAGGGAATTAATAACTCAATATTAGGAAAGTAATCAAATGATGGGGGTTGACATGAAGATTGCTATTTCTTTGTTAAAAAGCAAGAAGCCCATCCAACTCTCAAATTATATTGATGGAGTACTTCATGAAAACAAAGTATGTGAGACTCAAGAGCCTCCGAAACCGGTACTTGGTTGCAGGAAAAGACGGGGAGTCTGTGAAACAGAGTCGCAATGGCAATGCAATTCGTGCGTGTTGGATTGTCGAAATGGTGGATGGAAAACCCAACTTGATCCGCCTTCGTAGCTGCCACGGCAAGTACCTTACCGCTTCTGACGATCGGTTTCTATTAGGTTGGACAGGTAACGGTTATCAACTTTTTACGTAATATGGTATATCCAATATTCTTATCCCCAGGTCAAACTAGTAGAAGTACTACATTTACAATAGAAGAATGAAATGTATTTTTAAGAGATGACCATCGTATCGTATTGATCATAAAAGTAGGTTACAATGTGAACAGTGCTTCCCGGCTCATCTCTCATCCATGCTCTAGTAGAATAATTAGTAGGTCAGAAATGGCTTCGCAATATACCGCCTAGTTGATGATTCTTTAAATGAAATTGTAGTCGACGACGAAAACAGAAGGACTAGAATTACTCAAGACGTCAATACAATACAATGAGAGGGGGATTTGGATCCACCACTTCCGATCCGCAAGGCTATTGGAGGGTGGCAAGATTTGAAGCACTTAAGTGATGGCCAGTTGAGACCCAACTATTATATGAATAGCCTATTAAATTGCACACATTTTTATTAATCTCGTCATTGTTTTGTTACAATATGACAGTCTTATTGTAAAATTTCTGTTATTTTTTTCTATGCATGTAAGACAAAGTTATTTTCTGACAGGTAACAAGGTTTTCCAAACGTCAGGAACTGGTGATGAACCGGCAGTTCAGTGGGAGCCTGTATCTGTAAGCGATCTTCCGTCATACATCAGACTGCGGAGTCCATGTTTTGGTAAGTTTTTAAGGGCTAACGGTGGGGCACCGCCTTGGAGGAAATCGGTGACGGTGGATGTGCAGGAGAGCGCTGTTACCCAAGTTTGGATCTTGTGGTGTGTTGACACTCTTACTGATCAAGGAATCGACAGTGATTTGTGTTCATCGGGACATGAAAGTGATCAATCAACTGGAGCATCTTCACCAACATCTTCTTCTTCTCCCCTCAACCTTCCATTTAAGGTGCGCTTAACAATAAATTGGTTCGATTGATACTTTCCTAACTAAAgaatattgaattaattaaaagaTGATTCCAAACTCTAAACTGATGCATGGTTAAGGGTCAAAAATGTCAAACCTTAAAACATAACCTGATAGATGTGTTTGTAGTGTTGCTACAATCAATTAATGGAGTTATATTTATTATATACTCAGAGTGGAATACTAGACCTTCATAATGCAAAGATAATCCGGCTACTAAGCCACCATAACAAGTACTTATGGGCCCATGAAGATGGCGACTTGGTGATCCAAGGCAAACACGGTAGCCAGAAGCAGGCGTATTGGGCCGTGGAACATATAACTCCTGTAAAAGGAGGGAGTTTAGTGCGGCTTAAGAGTAGCTACCAAAAGTACTTAACCGCCACAGAAGATAACTTCTTGTTAGGTGCCACCGGAAAGAAGGTTAAACAAACAGTGCCGGCAAAGTTGGATTACTCAATTGAGTGGGAGCTTATTAGGGATGGCAATAAGGTAAGGCTTAAGACATGGGATGGTAACTTTTTGAGGGCTAACGGAGGAGTTCCACCATGGCGGAACTCAGTCACCCATGATCTTCCTCATTTAAGTAAGGATAAGTTACTTTGGGGGATTGAAGTCTTTGATGTTTATGACGATTAAGTCCGGGGCTTCGTCACCCATGTACTTTTATTACTCATGCTTGTCTTCAACTGTCTCACATGTGTATTTTGTAAAACACAGACATAtaatgatttttgatttttatctAATGTGAAGTGTCCCAACGATTTTGTGGAGTTAACGACCCTTGTGTCGGCTCAGAAGGCCATGCTAATGCCATGCCTAACCCAAGTTCTTTACAAAAGACCACACTATATGCAAAGAATATAATGCTAGTCTTTAAAACTAATCAACAGCAATTTGCTTCACAAAATTTCATTGACGAAAGCTCTGACGTTCTAAatcaatgattttttttttttttttttttttttttgaaaattctaAATCAATGAATTCATCAACCCTCCTGAATTAGATTATTTGACTAAATCAATATGACTTGGTCTCATCAATATGACCTCTTTTGACACAGACATTGATATACTATTTGCAGTCTCCTCAGCATCAGACGTTAATATTACGGGACACAACAATCGGTAACTCCAAGTTTCATTACATTAACGGTTTTTTCTGCACCATATTTAAAGTATACATATATGAAAATATGGAAAAAGTAAAAGTAAAACTCTAGCCTGGCACGAAACAGCAATGAATTTACTCTACGAAATGTGACAGCAATGTTAAATATTACTCTACTACTTTATTAAGGCTTTGTTAGGGCCAATAAGACAGTCAATGACTCAATAGCTGACAAAGTAATAATGGTTATTAATAAGAAAACACAGATAATCAAATAGTTTATGAGCAGCAGCTTTTGATATTGAAAACCAAGGAAAACATCAAACCTCACATTGATGGAATACTTCATGGAAACAAAATATGTCAGGCTCAAGAGCCTACACAACAAGTACTTGGTAGCAACTGAAAATGGTGAATCTATCAAGCAGAGTCGCATTGGGAATACAATCCAAGCCTATTGGGCTGTCGAAACGGTTATCAGTAGACCCAATTTGATCTGCCTGCGTAGCTATCTAGGCAAGCTCCTTACCGCCTCCGACAAAGCCTTTCTATTAGGCTGGACAGGTAACCATCTATTTTTTTATCAGACGATCTTATTCATAAGGTTATGATCAATTCAGAAGTCAAAACCTcgcttttttatttttatttttatttatcaaGGAAACATGTCTCTGGATTTAAATTAGCATAGGGGTGAGACTCCGTAATTCGGGCTCCATACCCGATTTACGTGCAAGTCGTAGAGGTCTAGGATAATGCTATTGTACGCACTAAGACTAATTTACAACAGGTGATAAGGCTGTGCAATCTTCAGGAAGTGATAGTGACCCATCAGTCCTGTGGGAGCCTGTACGAGATCATTCATTCTATATTAGATTGCGAACCCCTGTTTACGACAAGTTTCTGAGGGCTAACGGTGGGGGCCCGCCATGGAGGAATTCGGTGACAGTAGATATGCCGGAGTGTGCTGTTACACATGAATGGATCTTGTGGAGTATTGAAACTCTTGATGATGAGGTTATTGACATTGACCTAAGGAACTCAGAGAGTAAAAAGATGTGCTCATCATCAAGTCTTGAAATTATTGATCAGTCTGTATATACAGAAGGTTCAACACCATCATCTTTTGTTTCTCGTGACCTTTCATACATGGTACGTTTGCCAATCTATATTAATTCGACACTTCAA contains the following coding sequences:
- the LOC141652340 gene encoding uncharacterized protein LOC141652340 translates to MEYFMKTKYVRLKSLRNRYLVAGKDGESVKQSRNGNAIRACWIVEMVDGKPNLIRLRSCHGKYLTASDDRFLLGWTGNKVFQTSGTGDEPAVQWEPVSVSDLPSYIRLRSPCFGKFLRANGGAPPWRKSVTVDVQESAVTQVWILWCVDTLTDQGIDSDLCSSGHESDQSTGASSPTSSSSPLNLPFKSGILDLHNAKIIRLLSHHNKYLWAHEDGDLVIQGKHGSQKQAYWAVEHITPVKGGSLVRLKSSYQKYLTATEDNFLLGATGKKVKQTVPAKLDYSIEWELIRDGNKVRLKTWDGNFLRANGGVPPWRNSVTHDLPHLSKDKLLWGIEVFDVYDD
- the LOC141652341 gene encoding uncharacterized protein LOC141652341, translating into MEYFMETKYVRLKSLHNKYLVATENGESIKQSRIGNTIQAYWAVETVISRPNLICLRSYLGKLLTASDKAFLLGWTGDKAVQSSGSDSDPSVLWEPVRDHSFYIRLRTPVYDKFLRANGGGPPWRNSVTVDMPECAVTHEWILWSIETLDDEVIDIDLRNSESKKMCSSSSLEIIDQSVYTEGSTPSSFVSRDLSYMVRLPIYINSTLQIWHTVFAIFTEY